A genomic segment from Ferrimicrobium acidiphilum DSM 19497 encodes:
- a CDS encoding zinc ribbon domain-containing protein, which yields MFCCLACGYTDNADVNAAKNIIAAGLAVTGHGGTSHAVP from the coding sequence ATCTTTTGTTGCCTAGCGTGTGGCTACACAGATAACGCAGATGTGAATGCAGCCAAGAACATCATTGCCGCAGGGCTTGCGGTCACAGGACATGGAGGGACATCGCACGCTGTGCCCTAA
- a CDS encoding GNAT family N-acetyltransferase codes for MTIDTEAKVRRRQRADDGCSSAVASRSSMHYPVLLRVEEYLDLAPRYGSEVIRVGSLVLFASHTPWAYYARPNRGNASPPRRKDLVRLRRVCKHRELPLRIEWIAELSPELENIAAAFGLRIARHPLLILTEDEFVERSRSVGVRMLDPDDGQLIESRAVVHVVFDPTMPAAAGVVERDARLLRLDHAEVNYAHQRARSGRTVTGVASVAGVGVVATGSYNPIGEVAEIVGVGTLPTYRHQGLGSDVVHQLCEDAFSHGVQLIALVAEDEGVARMYQRLGFRRIGTCMSAQDCSF; via the coding sequence ATGACGATAGACACGGAGGCGAAGGTGAGGCGTCGTCAAAGGGCAGATGACGGGTGCTCGTCGGCGGTCGCGTCTCGCTCGTCGATGCATTATCCGGTGCTGTTGCGAGTCGAGGAGTATCTAGATTTAGCGCCGCGCTATGGCAGCGAGGTGATTCGCGTTGGCTCCTTGGTGCTCTTTGCGAGCCACACACCCTGGGCTTACTATGCTCGGCCGAACAGGGGTAATGCTTCTCCACCACGACGTAAGGACTTGGTTAGGTTGCGCCGGGTATGCAAACACCGAGAGCTACCTCTTCGTATCGAGTGGATTGCGGAGCTCTCGCCGGAGTTAGAGAACATCGCAGCAGCTTTCGGGTTGAGAATTGCGCGTCATCCACTGTTGATACTCACCGAAGACGAGTTTGTCGAGAGGTCCCGGTCGGTCGGAGTTCGGATGCTGGATCCAGATGATGGTCAATTGATCGAGAGTCGCGCCGTCGTCCATGTGGTCTTTGATCCTACGATGCCAGCGGCTGCCGGGGTGGTTGAGCGTGATGCCCGACTGCTGCGACTCGATCATGCCGAAGTGAATTATGCACATCAACGAGCACGCTCAGGAAGAACCGTTACAGGAGTGGCGTCGGTCGCTGGGGTAGGGGTCGTGGCAACCGGGTCATACAACCCGATCGGTGAGGTAGCCGAGATCGTCGGGGTAGGAACCTTGCCAACCTACCGTCATCAAGGCCTCGGGTCTGATGTTGTACATCAATTGTGTGAAGATGCATTTTCGCATGGGGTACAGCTCATCGCACTCGTAGCCGAGGACGAAGGCGTCGCTCGGATGTACCAGCGACTTGGCTTTCGTCGCATCGGGACGTGCATGAGTGCGCAAGATTGCTCGTTCTGA
- a CDS encoding SEC-C metal-binding domain-containing protein, producing MDIDQQIIDAMLEEVGNDSVPLSELVARLCLRQDLVTVLDGVSPDELASAIRDDVEATSQFWFTDDEVVVAIETMLDGIRLSHWVTSVELKNQVLTVYPDLAILDCDMIDSISLHGGGELEFVASSDIELDDGEEVEPTFFYRGREGWLDGIDEPSLVILSRRDGVAFIQPGEIVGDGADEAQAIRQVFDEGCSAPEDALDVVGVLLEVLARNPSLFRSPVPPITDLCEIAGLVVDGALLYLAAEDLADDESTMESVGRQFGFGPCCDTAFTEVLSYVLSTVRQDAQDVDEEEVGKRVIRNLAHENVAPALANSILEDCDERNELLDAVLARLNSAGLASAQTHYLAALNLERACQPVEAERELTIATTLDPQFRPALEELAWYVSDAGDLRRADGLYARAGVEVDDLRRSYLQDLLVRPFQGVGRNDPCPCGSGRKYKVCCFKDGSLAIERRIGLLYQKLLAFALRPQNRHLFYSVFEAAHGYDDADLGERTLPLLLDIVCSAPEMLEKFIRARGVLLPADELELVGRWIGVGPSLWQVTEVDPGSSLTMLDTIGGDSRLVTERSMSQEVGEGDYIYCHVVPAGSSFQIVGMPLLVTTSHRESLVAALAAGGEPRELASWVGSVFRPIQMRTTDDEEIVICRSELTPRTTTWEEIEGVLDHMFRRDAEGKWTATGYNDLIGSVARGWLERDDDTLVVTTTSVEREEDLLGMLMDAFDDLEIIGSTQTEFAEAQKLAERGRPTPAASPNMDPDQRGSSIEAQAALAQFMREREDAWLDESIPALHGLTPRQAANDPSRREELVALLNEFDRYPKPAAGGASFDVSRLRDLLGIENDG from the coding sequence ATGGATATCGATCAGCAAATCATCGACGCAATGCTTGAAGAGGTGGGCAACGATTCCGTGCCCCTTTCTGAGCTAGTTGCCCGGCTATGTCTCCGCCAGGATCTGGTCACGGTCCTCGATGGAGTATCGCCAGATGAGCTAGCATCTGCGATTCGAGATGATGTCGAGGCGACGAGTCAGTTTTGGTTCACTGACGATGAGGTGGTCGTAGCCATAGAGACGATGCTAGATGGCATCCGACTTAGCCACTGGGTGACCTCTGTTGAGCTTAAAAACCAGGTCTTGACGGTCTATCCTGACTTAGCCATTTTGGACTGCGATATGATCGATTCGATCTCGTTGCATGGCGGTGGTGAGCTCGAGTTTGTCGCATCCTCGGACATCGAGTTAGACGATGGCGAAGAGGTAGAGCCAACTTTCTTCTACAGAGGTCGAGAAGGTTGGCTGGACGGTATCGACGAGCCATCACTCGTGATCTTGTCCCGTCGCGATGGTGTGGCGTTCATCCAGCCGGGTGAGATCGTTGGGGATGGTGCCGACGAGGCACAGGCGATTCGACAGGTTTTCGACGAAGGATGTAGCGCTCCGGAGGATGCGCTTGACGTGGTCGGAGTCCTGCTTGAGGTACTTGCACGGAATCCGTCTCTCTTTCGATCACCGGTTCCACCCATTACAGATCTGTGTGAGATTGCAGGACTCGTAGTGGATGGAGCTTTGCTATATCTCGCTGCTGAAGATCTCGCCGATGATGAATCAACGATGGAGAGTGTTGGTCGTCAGTTCGGGTTCGGCCCATGTTGTGATACAGCATTTACCGAGGTTCTTAGCTATGTGCTCTCTACGGTCAGACAGGATGCTCAGGATGTAGACGAGGAGGAGGTCGGTAAGAGAGTAATCCGCAACCTAGCTCACGAGAACGTCGCACCTGCGCTTGCTAACTCCATTCTGGAGGATTGTGATGAGCGCAACGAGCTCCTTGATGCCGTCCTTGCGCGGCTCAACTCGGCCGGATTGGCGTCAGCACAGACACACTATCTTGCAGCACTCAACCTTGAACGTGCTTGTCAGCCTGTCGAGGCAGAGAGAGAGTTGACTATTGCCACCACGCTGGACCCGCAGTTCCGCCCGGCGCTTGAGGAGTTGGCTTGGTACGTGAGTGATGCTGGAGATCTCCGACGAGCCGATGGACTCTATGCTCGCGCAGGAGTAGAGGTTGATGACCTGAGGCGGAGCTATCTTCAGGACCTGCTTGTGCGACCCTTCCAGGGTGTTGGGCGCAACGACCCCTGTCCGTGTGGATCTGGACGTAAGTACAAGGTCTGCTGTTTCAAAGATGGGAGTCTAGCTATCGAGAGAAGGATCGGCCTGCTCTACCAAAAGCTGCTTGCCTTTGCACTTCGCCCCCAAAATCGTCATCTTTTCTATTCTGTCTTTGAGGCTGCCCACGGCTATGACGATGCTGATCTAGGGGAGCGGACGCTCCCTCTCCTTCTCGATATTGTCTGTAGCGCGCCGGAGATGCTAGAGAAGTTCATCAGAGCTCGTGGAGTGCTCCTGCCCGCCGATGAACTTGAGTTGGTAGGTCGATGGATTGGTGTTGGGCCCTCCCTTTGGCAGGTCACCGAGGTCGATCCTGGTAGCTCCTTGACCATGCTCGACACCATAGGTGGTGACTCTCGACTTGTCACTGAAAGGTCCATGTCTCAGGAGGTGGGTGAAGGTGATTATATCTATTGTCACGTCGTTCCAGCAGGATCTAGTTTCCAGATCGTAGGTATGCCACTCTTGGTGACGACGAGTCACAGGGAATCTCTGGTGGCGGCGCTTGCGGCGGGTGGAGAGCCGCGCGAGCTTGCATCTTGGGTGGGATCGGTTTTTAGGCCGATCCAGATGCGAACTACCGACGACGAAGAGATAGTGATCTGCCGAAGCGAGTTAACCCCAAGGACTACGACATGGGAAGAGATCGAAGGTGTTCTTGATCATATGTTCCGTCGCGATGCAGAGGGGAAGTGGACAGCAACCGGTTACAACGACTTAATTGGCAGCGTGGCCCGAGGATGGCTGGAACGCGACGACGATACGTTGGTGGTTACCACCACCTCGGTCGAGCGTGAAGAGGACCTCCTGGGAATGTTGATGGATGCATTCGATGACTTAGAGATCATCGGGAGTACGCAGACGGAGTTTGCGGAGGCACAGAAATTGGCGGAGCGCGGACGACCAACTCCTGCTGCTTCGCCGAATATGGATCCCGACCAAAGGGGGAGTTCAATCGAGGCACAAGCCGCTCTTGCGCAGTTTATGCGTGAGCGCGAGGACGCCTGGCTTGATGAGTCGATACCAGCCTTGCACGGACTCACCCCCAGACAGGCAGCAAACGACCCGTCTCGACGCGAAGAGCTGGTCGCACTGCTCAATGAGTTTGATCGCTACCCAAAGCCTGCTGCTGGTGGTGCTTCGTTCGACGTCTCTAGGCTCCGTGATCTACTCGGTATTGAGAACGACGGATAG
- a CDS encoding APC family permease, with protein sequence MENNDGKKPQTDEARLAELGYRQELSRVMTLFENFSIAFCYLSPVVGIYSLYALSLGTAGPAFIWLIPLVVIGQLFVALIFGELGSSYPIAGALFQWSKRLMGTGYGWWVGWMYGWALIITVASVDTGVPSYFADLINNLFGTHLNGTSPNTILLISTLYLVGQTLFNVYGVRFLGSISRIGTWFEVLGTVGLAIILIAFATHHSLGYLFTTQGTTHLKSSPLGVNFGGNWWAGAALIAVLGPVYIFYGFESAGDVAEEVVNASRHVPRAMISALIFGGIVSMILVGALSLAIPSGPKGFALAATQGVPAILQSAISAKFFQDLILFVICFAFFSCGLAVQGAGARLVFSYARDRAVPGHRVLRRISPRRKTPVAAILLAAVIPELLSLLVHYTPSKPIHIGFITYPAHVNALSALVSFGVSGIYISFQMVVLAYLIARIRGWRPEGPFQLGKWSYPVAILGLIYGVGMIVNIVAPTGLTSPRGALFNFDWLTLLVDAIIVVIGALYFAFGRPNRAIRAADKERRVEAAKDGNSAATTD encoded by the coding sequence ATGGAGAACAACGACGGCAAAAAGCCGCAAACTGACGAGGCTCGTCTCGCAGAACTCGGCTATCGCCAGGAGCTCTCGAGGGTCATGACCCTCTTTGAGAACTTTTCGATCGCCTTCTGTTACCTCTCGCCGGTAGTTGGAATCTACTCTCTCTACGCTCTCAGTCTTGGTACCGCTGGCCCAGCCTTCATCTGGCTCATCCCTTTGGTCGTAATCGGACAGCTCTTCGTCGCCCTCATCTTCGGAGAACTCGGATCTAGCTATCCGATCGCTGGGGCGCTATTTCAGTGGAGCAAGAGACTGATGGGCACTGGCTACGGTTGGTGGGTTGGATGGATGTATGGCTGGGCTCTAATCATTACGGTAGCGTCGGTCGACACCGGCGTACCGAGCTACTTCGCTGACCTTATCAACAACCTCTTTGGAACCCATCTCAATGGCACCTCACCCAACACGATCCTGCTTATCTCAACCCTCTACCTGGTTGGGCAAACCCTGTTCAACGTCTATGGTGTTCGCTTCCTCGGGTCGATCTCACGGATTGGCACCTGGTTCGAGGTTCTAGGAACCGTCGGTCTAGCCATTATCCTGATAGCCTTTGCCACCCACCATTCCCTCGGCTATCTCTTCACCACTCAAGGTACTACCCATTTGAAGTCCAGCCCATTAGGGGTTAACTTCGGTGGCAACTGGTGGGCTGGGGCTGCGTTGATCGCCGTTCTTGGTCCGGTGTACATCTTCTACGGGTTTGAGAGTGCCGGCGATGTCGCTGAAGAGGTGGTTAACGCCTCTCGCCACGTTCCTCGTGCAATGATCTCCGCGCTCATCTTCGGAGGTATCGTCTCGATGATCCTCGTTGGGGCGCTGAGTCTAGCTATACCCTCTGGACCAAAGGGTTTTGCGCTCGCGGCCACCCAAGGGGTCCCAGCCATTCTCCAGAGCGCGATCTCGGCCAAGTTCTTCCAAGACCTAATTCTGTTCGTGATCTGCTTCGCCTTCTTCTCGTGTGGCCTCGCCGTCCAGGGGGCGGGCGCACGCCTTGTCTTCTCGTACGCCCGAGATCGCGCCGTCCCTGGGCATCGCGTGCTTCGCCGCATCTCCCCCAGACGCAAGACCCCGGTGGCCGCTATCCTGCTAGCAGCCGTAATCCCTGAGTTGCTATCACTACTCGTTCACTACACTCCCTCGAAGCCGATTCATATCGGATTCATCACCTATCCCGCCCACGTCAACGCGCTGTCAGCGCTCGTGAGTTTTGGTGTATCCGGGATCTACATCTCCTTCCAGATGGTGGTGCTCGCCTATCTGATAGCGCGAATCCGTGGCTGGCGCCCCGAGGGCCCCTTCCAGCTTGGTAAATGGAGCTACCCGGTCGCGATCTTGGGTCTCATCTATGGCGTTGGGATGATAGTCAACATCGTCGCCCCCACTGGCCTTACCTCTCCACGCGGAGCGCTCTTTAATTTCGACTGGTTAACGCTGTTGGTCGATGCCATCATCGTCGTCATCGGAGCTCTATACTTCGCCTTTGGGCGACCCAATCGTGCAATCCGAGCCGCCGATAAAGAGCGTCGAGTTGAAGCCGCAAAGGACGGCAACTCCGCCGCTACTACAGATTGA
- a CDS encoding DinB family protein encodes MGKDLVDPRRSEPTANANERDMLEGWLNYHRVTLLLKCEGLDEVQLNTRPIPTSALSLHGLVRHMTEVEFFWTSTVLNGETSVKSPFYCSDEFPEADFDDLESAPFAVARDLWLDEQHRSDELMSVRSLDFPSIGGDEAISLRWILTHLIEEYARHNGHADLLRELIDGAVGC; translated from the coding sequence TTGGGTAAGGACCTTGTAGACCCGCGTCGAAGCGAACCTACCGCGAACGCCAACGAACGCGACATGCTAGAGGGCTGGCTCAACTACCACCGAGTAACGCTCCTGCTAAAGTGTGAAGGACTAGATGAAGTGCAGTTGAACACTCGGCCAATTCCAACATCTGCACTTTCGCTCCATGGGTTAGTTCGCCACATGACCGAGGTGGAGTTCTTCTGGACGAGCACCGTGTTGAACGGCGAAACCAGCGTCAAAAGCCCCTTCTACTGCAGCGACGAATTCCCAGAGGCAGATTTCGACGATCTAGAATCAGCACCTTTTGCTGTAGCTCGCGATCTCTGGCTAGACGAGCAGCATCGCAGTGACGAGTTGATGTCGGTGCGCTCGCTCGACTTTCCGAGTATAGGTGGAGACGAGGCGATAAGTCTACGGTGGATTCTCACTCACCTAATCGAGGAGTACGCACGTCACAACGGTCACGCTGACCTACTTCGAGAGCTCATAGACGGCGCTGTTGGTTGTTGA
- a CDS encoding MerR family transcriptional regulator, producing the protein MKKVRIGELAKQTRVPVKTLRYYEEIGVLAIAHRGAQGYREYPDDAVDQVRFIKASQAVGLSLKEIREIIAHRQAGVVPCQQVLALLQKRAYDYQERIDELTQARKTLDQLVARAQELEPQDCLPGEVCHLIPSRSAVIGKDQLSNNRFQPNVR; encoded by the coding sequence ATGAAAAAGGTGCGAATCGGTGAACTAGCTAAGCAAACTCGAGTTCCGGTGAAGACTCTGCGGTACTACGAAGAGATAGGTGTCCTTGCGATCGCTCATCGTGGCGCACAGGGTTACCGCGAGTACCCAGACGACGCCGTCGATCAGGTGCGTTTTATCAAAGCGAGCCAAGCCGTCGGGCTGTCTCTAAAGGAGATCAGAGAGATCATCGCCCACCGGCAGGCTGGGGTGGTACCTTGCCAGCAGGTGCTCGCTCTTCTCCAAAAACGAGCATACGACTATCAAGAAAGAATCGATGAACTGACTCAGGCACGCAAAACCCTGGACCAGCTTGTGGCTCGAGCCCAGGAGCTTGAGCCACAAGACTGCCTTCCTGGTGAGGTCTGCCATCTGATTCCCTCGCGATCAGCGGTTATAGGCAAAGACCAGTTGTCTAACAACAGATTCCAACCGAACGTCCGGTGA
- the merA gene encoding mercury(II) reductase yields the protein MIDELANDYDLAIIGSGSAAFAAAIHAVTLGADVILVEQGSIGGTCVNVGCVPSKALLAAAEARHVAMAQPFEGIVTNAGPTDMPSLMAGKRNLVESLRRAKYEDLADAYGFLVMPGVASFAADGTLRVHSQAAEDEYREIKATHYLIATGASPAIPAIPGLDSVEYLTSTTAMELSLVPERLLIIGANAVGLELAQLFCRLGAKVAIVEMRDRIAADEEPEISAMLHRVLADEGIEIFTDSSIDCVVGEGDNIHLKLTRAGQSLTLEGETLLVATGRFANTASLGLEYVGVSLGGRGEIAVDDQLRTTNAKIFAAGDVTGAPQLVSVAGQHGVIAVDNALRDAGRVVDYRTLPHVIFTTPQIASVGLTHEEAVLAGYHCESRVLELNAVPRALVNRDTRGLIKIVADRLSGSVLGIHLLADGAGDAILAGVYALEAHFSVDQLASIWAPYLTIAEAIRLGAQSFTRDVTMLSCCGS from the coding sequence ATGATAGATGAATTAGCGAACGACTACGATCTTGCCATCATCGGATCAGGGAGCGCGGCCTTCGCGGCAGCTATCCACGCAGTGACTCTTGGCGCAGATGTGATCTTGGTTGAGCAGGGGAGCATTGGTGGAACCTGTGTCAACGTTGGGTGTGTGCCATCGAAGGCGTTGCTCGCGGCCGCCGAGGCGCGTCATGTGGCGATGGCCCAACCCTTCGAGGGTATTGTCACCAACGCTGGCCCAACGGACATGCCGTCGCTGATGGCTGGCAAGAGGAATCTGGTGGAGAGCTTGCGGCGTGCGAAGTATGAAGACCTTGCCGATGCCTATGGTTTTCTAGTCATGCCAGGAGTGGCGAGCTTCGCTGCTGATGGCACGCTGCGCGTTCACAGCCAAGCAGCTGAAGACGAGTACCGCGAGATCAAGGCTACCCACTACTTGATAGCGACTGGAGCATCGCCAGCAATCCCAGCAATCCCAGGCCTCGACTCTGTTGAGTACTTGACCTCAACGACGGCGATGGAACTCTCGTTGGTTCCGGAGCGACTCTTGATCATCGGGGCTAACGCCGTCGGACTCGAGTTGGCTCAACTATTTTGTCGCCTAGGTGCCAAGGTAGCTATAGTCGAGATGCGCGACCGTATCGCAGCTGATGAGGAGCCAGAGATATCAGCGATGCTGCACCGTGTGCTTGCAGATGAAGGCATAGAGATCTTCACTGACTCGTCAATCGACTGCGTTGTGGGTGAGGGTGACAATATTCACCTCAAACTCACGCGCGCTGGGCAGTCGCTGACGCTCGAAGGTGAGACACTTTTGGTCGCGACCGGAAGGTTCGCTAACACCGCCTCACTCGGACTCGAGTATGTCGGCGTCAGCCTTGGTGGCAGAGGTGAGATCGCGGTTGACGACCAGTTGCGGACTACGAACGCAAAGATTTTCGCTGCTGGGGACGTTACTGGCGCGCCACAGCTGGTCTCCGTCGCCGGACAACATGGGGTCATTGCTGTCGATAATGCATTACGTGACGCTGGTCGCGTCGTCGACTACCGAACTCTCCCTCACGTCATCTTCACCACGCCCCAAATTGCTTCGGTTGGCCTCACTCACGAAGAGGCCGTGCTTGCTGGCTATCACTGCGAAAGCCGCGTGCTCGAACTCAACGCAGTGCCTCGCGCACTCGTCAATAGGGATACCAGGGGATTGATCAAGATCGTAGCTGATCGACTCAGTGGTAGCGTGCTCGGAATTCACCTGCTTGCCGACGGCGCCGGGGATGCTATCCTCGCCGGTGTCTATGCACTTGAGGCACACTTTAGCGTCGACCAACTGGCATCTATCTGGGCCCCATATCTGACCATAGCCGAGGCGATCCGGCTGGGCGCTCAATCCTTTACCCGTGACGTTACGATGCTATCGTGCTGTGGATCGTGA
- a CDS encoding transposase, translated as MGEAEGQKTRKERTRRQFDNEFKKDAVRLFESGNSSLRQVAKDLGISKATLSN; from the coding sequence ATGGGAGAAGCGGAAGGACAGAAAACTAGGAAAGAGAGGACTCGTCGACAATTTGACAACGAATTCAAAAAAGACGCAGTCAGACTTTTCGAGAGTGGGAACTCGTCGCTAAGGCAGGTAGCCAAAGATCTTGGCATCTCGAAGGCGACGCTGTCGAACTGA